In a single window of the Hydrogenobaculum sp. 3684 genome:
- a CDS encoding arsenate reductase ArsC — translation MNIAFICVGNSCRSQMAEGYAKHFLKDLKSKHNIYSAGMNPKDQIHPLAIEVMKEDGIDISSQYPKALEDIPLKDLDIYITLCGEEACPNIPGVKHLHWGLEDPAKTNDINVFRSVRDIIKQKVKDFLYELET, via the coding sequence ATGAACATAGCTTTTATATGTGTGGGAAACTCTTGTAGAAGCCAAATGGCAGAGGGCTATGCAAAGCATTTTTTAAAGGATTTAAAATCCAAACACAACATATACTCCGCTGGGATGAACCCAAAAGATCAAATACATCCTTTGGCCATAGAGGTAATGAAAGAAGATGGGATAGATATAAGTTCTCAATATCCAAAAGCCTTGGAAGATATACCTCTAAAAGACCTTGATATATATATCACACTATGCGGTGAAGAGGCTTGCCCAAACATACCAGGAGTTAAACATCTTCACTGGGGTTTAGAAGACCCAGCCAAAACAAACGATATAAACGTTTTTAGAAGCGTTAGAGACATCATAAAACAAAAGGTAAAAGATTTTTTGTATGAACTTGAAACTTAA
- a CDS encoding metalloregulator ArsR/SmtB family transcription factor: MTKEELRRIFYALSDDIRLEIISVLLKEEEICVCSFMKHFNISQPNISFHLRILKDASLLKARKQGKWVYYSINKENQVLELLKDVIIESINVDMLHGILVEDLSCSIEEGPRS, from the coding sequence ATGACAAAAGAAGAGCTAAGGCGCATATTTTATGCGCTTTCTGATGATATAAGGCTTGAGATAATAAGTGTGTTACTAAAAGAAGAAGAGATATGCGTATGTAGTTTCATGAAGCATTTTAACATATCTCAGCCAAATATCTCTTTTCATCTTAGGATTTTAAAAGATGCTTCTTTACTAAAAGCCAGAAAACAAGGCAAATGGGTTTATTATTCAATAAACAAAGAAAACCAAGTTTTGGAGCTTTTAAAAGATGTTATAATAGAATCTATAAATGTTGATATGTTGCATGGCATACTTGTAGAGGATTTATCTTGTAGCATAGAGGAGGGGCCAAGATCATGA
- a CDS encoding efflux RND transporter permease subunit: MINYYIKKPHAVFAILIVAIFLGIIGYFELPRDLFPPSNRPQVAVVTIEPGASAKYVADHVSSVIERELYTIDGVRRVFSASQDGLSVVTAEFHYGKSIGQAETDVANSITKIRSLLPSDIQEPAIYPITSYTPPVVVLGVWPKKGTNLSLADVRYIADNYLKPSLLRTGVVSNVDVFGGYQKEIDVEIDPIKLASYHLSVSDVIDAVKFANKDVPMGIILNKNSQYVFKLKTEAKSLNQIKNIYITPNIALKDIATVKYAIQDPRSMYRANGHQAIALAIQRPYGGAALTTIDAVYKLLPKLRNEFPELNIQVADSQKRLIELSNDNMFEALRDAIIFTSLVIFIFLADLRMTLISAMSIPFVYAGTIGIMWILGMEFDLVTLTAIILALGMLVDDAIVILENIERHYVELNKSPIQAAIDGTKEVMLVVFAGTLATSIVLLPLLFVGSYPERIFRPLAGTLIIAVLVSYIVSITFIPIVSVRFLKSEGKKLPFETFINNVVEKILNPLKSFYISWNALMINNKIAMRVFMILGVLLFVISLRDILPLEGRDLMPPMDTGIAIAKVTFYPNTSIYKVDEETAKIEKYIYSLKSDGRYVTKTTSIAIGTEPGVFTVGGGTPYQASMTIHFINRFKRTKTLWQLEDEIRNFIHTLPDVEYADVYDYGATAVSSITANLDVTLFSPSLSALNEAGNEIMKVLAHTKGLKSYSRSWDMNALEYDFKIDKQKCAFYHTTPFAVASQVAQGLSGLVSSVFTIPNQTGYLIRVISYPQDRDKLFKFKTYPIKTPDGFIPLEAFGHFVVSHQPTVITRQAMEYTIDLYGYRSTYPITHIMDSFDREFKKLHIKLPPDVKMEQTGDISMMSDSMGRMAKAIGIGIVLLYLVLVPVFGSWRSPLAIILAIPLGAIGGAWALLIMDKHGSLPAIMGFVLLGSIIVKNSILLIDFIQERQKEGMDLKQAISESIRLRTRPVLMTAFGTAVGMIPIALEWAIGLERLAPLAAVAIGGLLLGTFLSLVYVPTFYYLLSKKGQNNET, from the coding sequence ATGATAAACTACTATATAAAAAAGCCTCACGCAGTTTTTGCCATTCTTATAGTTGCCATTTTTCTTGGGATCATTGGATATTTTGAACTCCCAAGGGATTTGTTTCCACCTTCCAATAGGCCTCAAGTGGCAGTGGTTACCATAGAACCCGGTGCTTCTGCTAAATATGTAGCCGATCACGTTAGTTCTGTGATAGAAAGAGAGCTTTATACTATAGATGGAGTAAGAAGGGTGTTTTCTGCTTCTCAGGATGGGCTTTCTGTGGTCACTGCAGAGTTTCATTACGGTAAAAGCATAGGCCAAGCAGAAACAGACGTGGCAAACTCTATCACAAAGATAAGAAGCTTACTTCCTTCAGATATCCAAGAACCAGCCATATATCCCATCACCTCTTACACCCCACCGGTGGTAGTATTAGGCGTATGGCCTAAAAAGGGTACAAACTTATCTCTTGCAGACGTAAGGTATATAGCGGATAACTATCTAAAACCCTCTCTTCTTAGAACAGGTGTCGTGTCAAACGTAGATGTGTTTGGGGGTTATCAAAAAGAGATAGATGTAGAAATAGACCCTATAAAGCTCGCCTCTTATCATCTAAGCGTTTCAGATGTTATAGATGCTGTTAAGTTTGCCAACAAAGATGTACCTATGGGTATTATATTAAACAAAAACTCCCAATATGTATTTAAGCTAAAAACTGAAGCCAAGAGCTTAAATCAAATTAAAAACATATACATAACACCCAATATAGCCCTAAAAGATATCGCCACCGTCAAATACGCTATCCAAGACCCAAGATCCATGTATAGAGCAAATGGGCATCAGGCTATAGCCTTAGCTATACAAAGGCCTTACGGAGGAGCTGCTCTTACCACTATAGATGCGGTTTATAAGCTTTTGCCAAAATTAAGAAACGAGTTCCCAGAACTAAACATACAAGTAGCTGATTCTCAAAAAAGACTAATAGAGTTATCAAACGACAACATGTTTGAAGCTCTAAGAGATGCAATTATATTTACATCTTTGGTGATATTTATATTCTTAGCAGATCTTAGGATGACCTTGATCTCTGCTATGTCAATACCTTTTGTTTACGCTGGTACCATAGGTATTATGTGGATACTGGGTATGGAGTTTGACTTAGTTACCCTTACAGCTATAATCCTTGCACTTGGCATGCTTGTAGATGATGCTATAGTTATACTTGAAAATATAGAAAGGCATTATGTAGAGCTTAATAAAAGCCCAATACAAGCGGCGATCGATGGTACCAAAGAGGTTATGCTTGTGGTGTTTGCCGGGACTTTGGCTACATCTATAGTGCTTTTGCCACTTTTGTTTGTAGGAAGCTATCCTGAACGTATATTTAGACCTTTAGCTGGAACGCTTATAATAGCAGTGCTTGTTTCTTATATTGTTTCTATAACGTTTATACCTATTGTTAGTGTTAGGTTTTTAAAATCTGAAGGTAAAAAACTACCCTTTGAGACATTTATAAACAACGTTGTAGAAAAGATACTGAACCCTCTTAAGAGCTTTTATATAAGCTGGAACGCTCTTATGATAAACAACAAAATAGCTATGAGGGTTTTCATGATTTTGGGGGTGCTTCTTTTTGTCATAAGCCTGAGGGATATCTTGCCTTTAGAAGGAAGAGATCTTATGCCGCCTATGGATACTGGTATTGCTATAGCAAAAGTAACATTTTATCCAAACACATCTATATACAAAGTAGATGAAGAAACCGCCAAGATAGAAAAATACATATATAGCTTAAAATCAGACGGCAGATACGTTACAAAAACCACATCCATAGCCATAGGTACAGAGCCAGGTGTTTTTACAGTGGGTGGTGGTACGCCTTACCAAGCTTCAATGACTATTCATTTTATAAATCGCTTCAAAAGGACAAAAACTTTGTGGCAACTTGAAGATGAGATAAGAAATTTTATACATACGCTTCCGGATGTTGAGTATGCGGATGTTTATGATTATGGTGCTACAGCAGTTTCTTCTATAACCGCTAACCTCGATGTAACACTTTTTAGCCCATCTTTGAGCGCTCTAAACGAAGCGGGTAATGAGATTATGAAAGTACTTGCCCATACCAAAGGTCTAAAATCCTACTCGAGATCTTGGGATATGAACGCTTTGGAATATGATTTTAAGATAGATAAGCAAAAATGTGCATTTTATCACACTACTCCTTTTGCCGTAGCATCGCAGGTAGCTCAGGGGCTTAGCGGTTTGGTTTCATCTGTTTTCACAATACCAAATCAAACTGGATATCTCATAAGGGTTATATCCTATCCTCAAGATAGGGACAAGCTTTTTAAGTTTAAAACTTACCCTATCAAAACACCGGATGGATTTATACCATTGGAAGCTTTTGGGCATTTTGTAGTAAGTCATCAACCCACCGTTATCACAAGACAAGCTATGGAGTATACCATTGATCTTTATGGTTATAGATCTACATATCCAATCACTCATATAATGGATAGTTTTGACAGAGAATTTAAGAAACTACACATAAAACTCCCACCAGATGTAAAAATGGAACAAACTGGAGATATATCCATGATGAGCGATTCTATGGGTAGGATGGCAAAAGCCATAGGTATAGGCATAGTGCTTCTTTATCTGGTGCTTGTGCCTGTGTTTGGTTCTTGGAGGTCCCCTCTTGCTATCATACTTGCGATACCCCTTGGTGCAATAGGTGGGGCTTGGGCTTTGCTTATAATGGATAAACACGGCTCATTGCCAGCTATTATGGGTTTTGTGCTTTTAGGAAGCATAATAGTTAAAAACTCAATACTTCTTATAGATTTTATCCAAGAGCGTCAAAAAGAGGGCATGGATTTAAAACAAGCCATATCAGAAAGTATAAGACTAAGAACAAGACCTGTTTTGATGACAGCCTTTGGTACAGCAGTGGGTATGATACCAATAGCCTTAGAATGGGCTATAGGACTTGAAAGACTTGCTCCTTTGGCGGCAGTGGCTATAGGTGGACTTCTTTTAGGTACATTTTTAAGCTTGGTTTATGTACCAACGTTTTATTATTTACTTTCTAAAAAAGGACAAAACAATGAAACCTAA
- a CDS encoding prenyltransferase/squalene oxidase repeat-containing protein: MEKAIEKSVEYVMSKLCSDGGYSFYRHIYLEETNIYDTYYAIRTLIMFGKSISDKTIRYILNSFLEADTLEKYYYSIRCIELLKEDPRTYRKGVELHFEISTKQLEDINLELLRILMFKRISAYYDIGYSEEKTKHFISSIDKSDIKTVSLIYAITGNLEKDIDPYFDKDLGIVPIPNLKYTNISTLYAGYWLLKALNRELKYISKAKEFVLMTQDKYGAFSETKEALPDLRSNYCGIFILNILNL, from the coding sequence ATGGAAAAAGCTATTGAAAAATCTGTAGAATATGTGATGTCTAAGCTTTGTAGCGATGGCGGGTATTCGTTTTATAGACATATATATTTGGAAGAAACAAACATTTACGATACTTACTATGCCATAAGAACGCTTATAATGTTTGGTAAAAGTATATCTGATAAAACTATCAGGTATATCCTAAACTCATTTTTAGAGGCTGATACACTTGAAAAATATTATTATTCTATTAGATGTATTGAGCTTTTAAAAGAAGATCCTAGAACATATAGAAAAGGCGTTGAGCTACACTTTGAGATATCAACCAAACAATTAGAAGATATAAACTTAGAACTTTTAAGGATACTGATGTTTAAAAGGATATCAGCATATTACGATATAGGATACTCTGAAGAAAAAACCAAGCATTTTATAAGCTCTATAGATAAATCAGATATAAAAACGGTTTCTTTAATATACGCTATAACAGGTAATTTAGAAAAAGATATAGACCCTTATTTTGACAAGGATTTAGGCATAGTGCCAATCCCTAACTTAAAATATACAAACATTTCAACTCTTTATGCAGGTTATTGGCTTTTAAAAGCTCTAAACAGAGAATTAAAGTACATTTCAAAAGCAAAAGAGTTTGTACTTATGACCCAGGACAAATACGGCGCTTTTTCAGAAACCAAAGAAGCTCTACCAGATTTAAGATCAAACTACTGCGGTATTTTCATATTGAACATATTGAACCTATGA
- a CDS encoding HEAT repeat domain-containing protein, producing MKWFCPYCWAELKGDERICPNCGKDIYHFTSLDFDEKLLYGLDNPTPENRMLVIEVIEKRKNQKAVPKLCSMLSEERDTYELMAIVKALLSISNKEAIDCLKHHNFDKNVILRKFLEDHLNKY from the coding sequence ATGAAATGGTTTTGTCCTTATTGCTGGGCTGAACTAAAAGGGGATGAAAGGATATGCCCCAATTGCGGGAAAGATATCTATCATTTTACATCTCTTGATTTTGATGAAAAACTCTTATATGGCCTTGATAACCCAACACCAGAAAATAGAATGCTTGTAATAGAAGTAATAGAAAAAAGAAAAAATCAAAAAGCTGTTCCTAAGCTTTGTAGTATGCTATCAGAAGAAAGAGACACCTACGAGCTAATGGCTATCGTTAAAGCCCTTTTGTCTATATCAAACAAAGAAGCTATAGATTGTCTTAAGCATCATAACTTTGATAAAAACGTCATACTAAGAAAGTTTTTAGAAGATCATCTTAATAAATATTAG
- a CDS encoding class I SAM-dependent methyltransferase translates to MLESLIQEIGKRLEEGLCVELPDGRVLGSGNCKVKIKDKNVILNILKDPEMGFGEAYMKGAIEIDGDIERFLVASFNYLEENKLNKNFRNSLFRNILRYIGLLKFTEEKEVRSHYDLGNDFYKLWLDDSMTYSCAFFTDAHQSLEMAQKEKRKIIYEKLQLTEGDKLLDIGCGWGAIILEASKLYNIETVGITVSKNQYDYIKSKIENNGLSSRTRVYLMHYEDLPRLGEKFNKIVSVGMFEHVGKGRHKDFFKIVHNTIEEKGLFLLHTIGKGLPESPSKWIRKYIFPGGYVPALTEIIEATKGLEFNLIDIDDWRLHYYKTLQEWRKRFYKHAEEVVKKNGEEFFRMWDLYLIGSAVSFLTGSNHLFQILFSKGVLNEYPVIKRQFLSPITVNK, encoded by the coding sequence ATGTTAGAATCTTTAATTCAGGAGATTGGTAAAAGGTTAGAAGAAGGACTATGCGTCGAGCTTCCAGACGGTAGAGTTCTCGGTAGTGGTAATTGCAAAGTTAAAATCAAAGATAAGAATGTTATATTAAACATACTAAAAGATCCTGAAATGGGCTTTGGAGAGGCATACATGAAAGGAGCCATAGAGATAGATGGAGATATTGAGAGATTTTTAGTGGCCTCCTTTAATTATCTTGAAGAAAATAAACTAAACAAAAATTTTAGAAATAGTTTATTTAGAAATATTCTTAGATATATTGGACTTCTGAAGTTTACTGAGGAAAAGGAAGTAAGAAGTCATTACGATCTTGGCAACGACTTTTATAAGCTTTGGCTTGATGATTCTATGACATATTCTTGTGCTTTCTTTACAGATGCACATCAGAGCTTAGAGATGGCGCAAAAGGAAAAAAGGAAGATTATATATGAAAAACTGCAACTTACCGAGGGGGATAAATTGTTGGATATAGGCTGTGGTTGGGGTGCCATAATTCTTGAAGCATCAAAACTATACAACATAGAAACTGTAGGTATAACAGTTTCAAAAAACCAATACGATTATATAAAATCAAAGATAGAAAACAATGGACTAAGTAGTAGAACAAGAGTTTATCTAATGCACTATGAAGATCTACCACGTCTTGGAGAGAAGTTTAACAAAATAGTTTCGGTAGGTATGTTTGAGCATGTAGGTAAAGGAAGACATAAAGACTTCTTTAAAATAGTACACAATACTATTGAAGAAAAAGGCCTTTTTCTTCTTCACACCATAGGAAAGGGTTTACCAGAAAGCCCGAGCAAGTGGATAAGAAAATACATATTTCCCGGAGGGTATGTACCTGCACTTACCGAAATAATTGAAGCAACCAAAGGGTTAGAATTCAACCTCATAGATATAGATGATTGGAGACTCCATTATTACAAGACGCTTCAAGAGTGGAGAAAAAGATTTTATAAGCATGCCGAAGAAGTTGTGAAAAAAAATGGCGAGGAGTTCTTCCGTATGTGGGACCTTTACTTAATAGGTTCTGCGGTATCGTTCCTAACCGGTTCCAATCATCTTTTTCAAATTCTTTTTTCTAAAGGTGTACTTAATGAATACCCTGTTATAAAAAGACAATTCCTTAGCCCTATAACTGTTAATAAATAA
- a CDS encoding efflux RND transporter periplasmic adaptor subunit → MKAKAVGIVIAILVIVLAIYAFIERKEYIEDEEAAKAYPIVLKTATTQEGTIADKETFLGKFEPKNEASIASRVSAYILYVAKEGTKVKKGDLLVKLDDSNIVSNINALRNNQASIAFQQEALKRNLEALKTKYINQKKIYERDTVLYHHDAISEEAFEKSQDLYQEAKSQYEATINQIEGLSQTMMGIGNQIKALEDDLKYTTIVAPFDGVVSKRYLKEGNLAIPGKPILDLEGTDGKYEVYVDVPQDFVNYVKVGDVETIKLNGKTQNATVETIIPKAQNNMVSIKLYLDQNTIGAIPDMYVKTELTKGQCSATLIPKNAVNHTSKGYYALEIINNKVHWAAFTPIARNDEYFCTKDIPPNVRLGIANRSEMLSIQEGQKVLTEGSK, encoded by the coding sequence ATGAAAGCTAAAGCAGTTGGTATTGTTATAGCTATTCTTGTGATAGTTTTAGCTATTTACGCTTTTATAGAAAGGAAAGAGTATATAGAAGATGAAGAAGCGGCAAAGGCATATCCCATCGTATTAAAAACGGCAACGACACAAGAGGGAACAATAGCTGATAAAGAAACATTTTTGGGTAAATTTGAACCCAAAAACGAGGCAAGTATAGCATCGAGAGTGAGTGCTTATATCCTCTATGTGGCTAAAGAAGGCACAAAGGTTAAAAAAGGAGATTTGTTGGTAAAATTAGACGACTCAAATATAGTTTCTAATATAAACGCTTTAAGAAATAACCAAGCATCCATAGCTTTTCAACAAGAGGCTTTAAAAAGGAATTTAGAAGCTTTAAAAACCAAATATATAAACCAAAAAAAGATATATGAAAGAGACACGGTGCTTTATCATCACGATGCCATATCAGAAGAGGCTTTTGAAAAATCCCAAGATCTATATCAAGAGGCAAAGTCCCAATATGAGGCTACTATAAATCAAATAGAAGGGCTCTCACAGACAATGATGGGCATTGGCAATCAAATAAAGGCTTTAGAAGATGATCTAAAGTATACAACCATTGTAGCTCCTTTTGATGGTGTGGTATCAAAGCGCTATTTAAAAGAGGGGAATTTGGCTATACCCGGAAAACCAATCCTTGATTTGGAAGGCACCGATGGTAAATATGAGGTTTATGTGGATGTGCCACAAGACTTTGTAAATTATGTAAAAGTAGGTGATGTAGAAACCATAAAACTAAATGGAAAAACTCAAAATGCCACAGTAGAAACTATCATACCAAAAGCCCAAAACAATATGGTAAGCATAAAACTATATTTAGATCAAAACACCATAGGTGCAATCCCAGATATGTATGTGAAGACAGAGCTTACAAAAGGCCAGTGTAGCGCTACTCTTATACCAAAAAATGCAGTGAATCATACATCAAAAGGCTATTATGCTCTTGAGATAATAAACAACAAGGTCCACTGGGCAGCTTTTACACCAATTGCAAGAAACGACGAGTATTTTTGTACAAAAGATATACCTCCAAATGTAAGACTTGGTATAGCAAATAGATCTGAGATGCTATCCATCCAAGAAGGACAAAAAGTCCTAACAGAGGGCTCAAAATGA
- a CDS encoding TolC family protein: MNLKLKIFISGLILSVNGFSLSLKEAIDLSLKHNTFIQKAKNNVYIKEQEHKKAIVSKLGEVDINADTSKFNTPRLLIPFVPKLPLSPSSIPPSAYNLTTLSLSYTIPLFTGFKLLENIKISDLASNIAKYNYKLTKRQIVFNVYSIYINGIILKKDLMAQQQRLKALEKLYQDVSLGVKLGKFAPVDLMKVQYELALTKASIKSIRDDINSVKASLNTLTGLKSIDWHFEPIKYKEEHFGNLEQLINIALKNRYELKVAKENEYIAKRKLFLAKSSYLPNIYFNYTYSKIIGGGAEEPQWSYNLMASVPIFDFGKRYFDILSTHKEYLNTKKDYDQTALDIRKEVVDAYSKLNSAKENLRASQKALAYAEEVMKIEELKYKTGAGDMYDTLLAIANCYNTLADMYKNQYTLYLMQKYMDYVLGEKL; this comes from the coding sequence ATGAACTTGAAACTTAAAATTTTTATATCTGGTCTTATCTTAAGTGTAAACGGGTTTTCTTTGAGCCTAAAAGAGGCTATAGATCTTAGTTTAAAGCACAATACCTTTATCCAAAAAGCCAAAAACAACGTCTATATAAAAGAACAAGAGCACAAAAAAGCCATAGTGTCAAAACTTGGTGAGGTAGATATAAACGCCGATACATCAAAATTTAACACTCCAAGGCTTCTCATACCCTTTGTACCAAAGCTTCCGCTTTCACCAAGCTCAATACCACCAAGCGCTTACAATTTGACTACGCTGTCTTTATCTTATACAATCCCTTTGTTTACTGGTTTTAAGCTTTTAGAAAATATAAAAATATCTGATTTAGCAAGCAATATAGCAAAGTACAACTATAAACTTACTAAAAGGCAAATCGTTTTCAACGTTTATTCTATATATATAAACGGCATTATCCTAAAAAAAGATCTCATGGCTCAGCAGCAAAGGCTAAAAGCCTTAGAAAAGCTTTATCAAGATGTGTCTTTGGGAGTAAAGCTTGGAAAGTTTGCACCGGTGGATTTGATGAAAGTCCAATATGAGTTAGCTCTAACCAAAGCCAGTATAAAATCCATAAGAGACGATATAAACTCTGTAAAAGCATCTTTAAACACGCTAACAGGTTTAAAATCCATAGATTGGCATTTTGAACCTATCAAGTACAAAGAAGAACATTTTGGAAATTTAGAACAACTTATAAATATAGCCCTAAAAAACAGATATGAGTTAAAAGTGGCAAAAGAAAACGAATATATTGCCAAAAGAAAGCTTTTCTTAGCTAAGAGCTCGTATCTACCAAATATTTATTTTAACTACACATATTCAAAAATCATAGGTGGTGGTGCCGAAGAGCCTCAATGGAGTTATAACCTTATGGCATCTGTGCCAATATTTGATTTTGGGAAAAGGTATTTTGATATACTATCAACTCACAAAGAATACCTAAATACAAAAAAAGACTACGATCAAACCGCCCTTGATATAAGAAAAGAGGTGGTAGATGCTTATTCAAAATTAAATTCCGCAAAAGAAAACCTAAGAGCTTCTCAAAAAGCGCTTGCTTACGCAGAAGAGGTGATGAAGATAGAAGAACTAAAGTATAAAACTGGTGCTGGGGATATGTATGATACTCTTTTGGCGATAGCAAACTGCTACAACACACTTGCAGATATGTATAAAAATCAATATACCCTTTATCTCATGCAAAAATATATGGATTACGTGTTAGGAGAGAAGTTATGA
- the pyk gene encoding pyruvate kinase: MIEFSKSKTKIVCTIGPASQEIETLTKMIENGMNIARINFAHGSFEEHKSVVENIRKASKIVGKDVTIMGDLPGPKIRIGDIKPMEIKKGDILILSEKPQEGVIPINFKDFSKYVKAGDSIYMNDGFVELMVEKVEDDKVYAVSLSAGKISSHKGVNLPNVDLPVKAIGDYEKRCIDFAKKIDMDAISVSFVKDQSDVIDAKEYCNTIDYHPFIIAKIERPQALKNIDEILEASDGIMVARGDLGIETPIECIAMTQKHIIKKANLAGKPVITATQMLESMVESPRPTRAEASDVANAILDGTDCIMVSEESAIGKQPDLVVSTLANIAACAEKEFDKNPIYKAFLQELSTLNTLEDIMAYNAFNMAKHINASLMIVPTTSGTTARRMSKFKLPVWVLGITRDERVKKHLGFSYGVFGFYDQNPPTDKYSVNAWKEYIKNIVGDNLYKSLQNTYAVLLRGPSKRNKDVGNSLEVIKL, translated from the coding sequence ATGATAGAGTTTTCAAAAAGTAAAACAAAGATCGTATGTACCATAGGACCAGCTTCACAAGAGATTGAAACTCTTACAAAGATGATAGAAAATGGAATGAACATTGCAAGGATAAACTTTGCTCATGGGAGTTTTGAAGAGCACAAAAGCGTTGTAGAAAATATAAGAAAAGCCTCAAAAATAGTAGGCAAAGATGTAACGATAATGGGAGATTTACCGGGACCAAAGATAAGAATAGGGGATATCAAACCGATGGAGATTAAGAAAGGAGATATTCTCATCTTATCAGAAAAGCCCCAAGAAGGAGTAATACCAATAAATTTTAAGGATTTTAGTAAGTATGTGAAAGCAGGTGATAGTATATACATGAACGATGGTTTCGTAGAGCTAATGGTGGAGAAAGTAGAAGATGATAAGGTGTACGCTGTTAGCCTAAGTGCTGGTAAGATCTCTTCTCACAAAGGTGTAAATTTACCAAATGTAGACCTTCCGGTAAAAGCCATCGGTGATTATGAAAAAAGATGCATTGATTTTGCTAAAAAGATAGATATGGATGCTATAAGCGTATCCTTTGTAAAAGATCAATCAGATGTAATAGATGCAAAAGAGTATTGCAACACCATAGATTATCATCCTTTTATAATAGCTAAAATAGAAAGACCACAGGCTTTAAAAAATATAGATGAGATTTTAGAAGCCTCAGATGGTATCATGGTGGCAAGAGGGGATCTTGGCATAGAAACCCCTATAGAATGTATAGCTATGACCCAAAAACATATCATCAAAAAAGCCAACTTAGCTGGAAAACCTGTAATAACAGCTACCCAGATGCTTGAATCTATGGTAGAAAGCCCAAGACCCACAAGGGCAGAAGCCTCAGATGTTGCCAACGCCATATTGGATGGAACAGATTGCATTATGGTATCTGAAGAGTCTGCGATAGGAAAACAACCAGATTTGGTGGTATCTACGTTGGCAAATATAGCAGCGTGCGCTGAAAAAGAGTTTGACAAAAACCCTATTTACAAAGCTTTTTTACAAGAGCTATCAACTTTAAACACCTTAGAAGATATAATGGCATACAACGCTTTTAACATGGCAAAGCATATAAACGCATCTCTTATGATTGTACCCACCACCAGCGGTACTACAGCAAGGCGTATGAGCAAGTTTAAACTCCCTGTCTGGGTGCTTGGTATCACACGTGATGAAAGGGTGAAAAAACATTTGGGGTTCTCTTACGGGGTTTTTGGCTTTTACGATCAAAACCCTCCCACCGACAAATACAGTGTAAACGCTTGGAAAGAGTATATAAAAAACATCGTTGGAGATAATCTTTATAAAAGCCTACAAAACACTTACGCAGTGCTTCTTAGAGGACCTTCTAAAAGAAATAAAGACGTTGGTAACTCTTTGGAGGTTATAAAACTCTAA